In Mucilaginibacter celer, one DNA window encodes the following:
- a CDS encoding SusC/RagA family TonB-linked outer membrane protein, producing MKQPLRLLFTVLNIWLCLVAPAIALAQDHTVKGTVKDDQGQPVVGASVFIKGTNKGAITAVDGGFSIAVPAANPVLTISYVGFKTFTANVAGKNTIAIVLEETKSQLNDVVVVGYGTQKKSNLTSAISTISNKDFRDQPVSNLAQSIEGKIPGILVTTPSGTPGAGLLVSVRGASNPLYVVDGIPMISESNSSLSTSYTTDGTVVGQGQNISSISDINPDDIESMQILKDASAAAIYGARAANGVVLITTKHGKNGKTEFSFDSYSGVQHVAHTIPFLDNQGFVALEEDARKQDLKLYNQDPTQFPDGFNPAVLTNPLPNNWKSKVNTNWLDQILRTSPISSIQLSARGGSDKTKFFISGSYFDQQGIVIENYYKRASFRFNLDNKVSERVSIGTTSSFTYAKNRRSFNDDTYTGIVTNALGASPLMPVYNKDGSYADYTQYEASWLSDNPVKSAKEIQAFTKNYRFLGSVFTDIEVLKNLKFRASFSTDYTSLGDDQFFDAITSDASAVGGKAIKGTYTNTTLINENTLTYQNTFAQKHSINLLGGFTAQSTRTENTSINAQGFPEGTGLTNISSASTITGATGLHSGWGLLSFLFRANYAYDDKYLISASIRDDGSSRFDPSRRWGFFPAVSAGWVISKEKFLDGSKWLTNLKLRFSYGLSGDQEIGDFQYQSYYQPSRYDGVSGLKPRNIGNPDLTWQRNKMINAGLDFELYGGKISGSIEAYKGNRTELLSEAPLPATSGFATRTINAGNIQNTGLEFSVSAYPIKTDKFSWTTTLNVSFIKSKILELSSDNQLLFAYSDLFPTHILKVGESVGSFYGYKYLGVDPQTGLPKFSNDQQVLGKATPDYFGGFTNNLRYGDFDLNISTQFSVGNKVYNLIRSTYQTLGWSDGGYDDQYLYQVYANNATIVNKRWRNPGDITDIPRASMVFQNYLQNSSQFIENASFLRIRTVNLGYTIRPKHPKAFSSLRIYLEAQNLATFTKYYGFDPEVSSNGGSSPTTAGVDYAAYPQARTVLLGVNFKF from the coding sequence ATGAAACAACCTTTACGCTTATTATTTACTGTTTTAAACATATGGCTTTGCTTAGTGGCACCTGCCATAGCCCTTGCACAGGATCATACCGTAAAAGGAACCGTTAAAGATGATCAGGGCCAGCCCGTTGTTGGTGCTTCGGTATTTATAAAAGGTACCAACAAAGGCGCTATAACAGCGGTCGACGGCGGCTTTTCTATCGCCGTGCCGGCTGCCAACCCGGTGTTAACCATATCCTACGTAGGCTTTAAAACATTTACGGCCAATGTTGCCGGCAAAAATACCATTGCCATTGTTTTGGAAGAAACCAAAAGCCAGCTGAATGATGTGGTGGTGGTGGGTTACGGCACGCAAAAAAAATCAAACCTCACATCGGCCATCAGCACCATCAGCAATAAAGATTTCAGAGATCAGCCGGTATCCAACCTGGCCCAGAGCATTGAGGGCAAAATACCCGGCATTTTGGTAACCACCCCATCGGGAACGCCCGGTGCCGGTTTATTAGTAAGCGTGCGCGGAGCCAGTAACCCCCTCTATGTGGTTGACGGGATCCCGATGATCAGCGAAAGCAATTCTTCACTCTCCACCTCCTACACTACTGATGGTACGGTTGTTGGCCAAGGCCAGAATATCAGCTCGATATCCGACATCAATCCCGACGATATCGAATCGATGCAGATCTTGAAAGATGCTTCGGCAGCGGCTATTTATGGTGCGCGGGCGGCCAACGGCGTTGTGCTCATCACCACCAAACATGGCAAAAACGGCAAAACCGAGTTTAGTTTTGATAGCTACAGCGGCGTACAACACGTAGCGCATACCATCCCGTTTTTGGATAACCAGGGTTTTGTAGCTTTGGAAGAAGACGCCCGCAAGCAGGATTTAAAGCTTTACAACCAGGATCCAACCCAGTTTCCGGATGGCTTTAACCCGGCGGTGCTTACCAACCCGCTGCCCAATAACTGGAAATCAAAGGTAAACACCAACTGGCTCGACCAGATTTTGCGTACCTCCCCCATCAGTTCCATTCAATTATCGGCACGCGGCGGCAGTGATAAAACCAAATTTTTTATCTCGGGCAGCTATTTCGACCAGCAGGGTATCGTGATAGAAAACTATTATAAACGGGCTTCGTTTCGCTTTAACCTGGATAACAAGGTGAGCGAGCGGGTAAGCATCGGCACTACATCATCATTCACCTATGCCAAAAACCGCCGCAGTTTTAATGATGATACCTATACCGGTATTGTAACCAACGCGCTGGGTGCATCGCCTTTAATGCCGGTTTACAATAAAGACGGCTCATACGCCGACTATACCCAGTACGAAGCCAGCTGGCTGAGCGACAACCCCGTAAAATCCGCCAAAGAGATCCAGGCATTTACCAAAAATTACCGTTTTTTGGGTAGCGTATTTACCGATATTGAGGTATTAAAAAACCTGAAATTCCGCGCCTCATTCAGCACCGATTACACCAGCCTGGGTGATGACCAGTTTTTTGACGCCATCACATCCGATGCTTCGGCCGTGGGCGGCAAGGCTATCAAAGGCACCTATACCAATACCACGCTTATTAACGAGAATACCCTAACCTACCAAAATACATTCGCCCAAAAACACAGTATCAATTTACTGGGCGGTTTCACCGCACAATCAACCCGCACCGAAAACACCTCCATCAACGCGCAGGGATTTCCGGAGGGTACGGGGCTTACCAATATTTCAAGTGCATCAACCATCACCGGTGCCACCGGCCTGCATTCGGGGTGGGGCTTGTTATCATTCCTGTTTAGGGCCAATTATGCTTATGATGATAAATACCTGATCTCGGCCAGCATTCGTGATGACGGTTCATCCCGTTTTGATCCTTCCCGGCGCTGGGGATTTTTCCCTGCAGTATCTGCCGGCTGGGTTATCTCTAAAGAGAAATTTCTTGATGGCTCCAAATGGCTCACCAACCTCAAGCTCCGTTTTAGCTACGGCCTTAGCGGCGACCAGGAAATAGGCGATTTTCAGTATCAGAGTTATTATCAGCCCAGCCGCTATGATGGCGTGTCGGGTTTAAAACCGCGCAATATAGGTAATCCTGATTTAACCTGGCAGCGCAATAAAATGATCAATGCCGGTTTGGATTTTGAGTTGTACGGTGGTAAAATAAGCGGATCAATAGAAGCCTACAAAGGTAACCGCACCGAATTATTGAGCGAAGCGCCGCTGCCGGCTACCTCCGGTTTTGCAACGCGTACCATTAACGCCGGTAATATTCAGAATACGGGTCTGGAGTTTTCGGTAAGTGCTTACCCCATTAAAACCGATAAATTTAGCTGGACCACCACCCTTAACGTAAGTTTTATCAAAAGCAAAATACTGGAGCTATCATCAGATAACCAACTGCTGTTTGCCTACAGCGACCTCTTCCCTACCCACATCCTTAAAGTTGGCGAATCGGTTGGTTCATTTTATGGCTACAAATACTTGGGGGTTGATCCGCAAACAGGCTTACCTAAATTCAGCAACGATCAGCAGGTATTGGGTAAAGCCACTCCCGATTATTTTGGCGGCTTTACCAACAATTTGCGCTATGGCGATTTTGATCTGAATATATCAACCCAGTTTAGCGTGGGTAACAAAGTGTACAATCTCATCCGCTCAACTTACCAAACCCTGGGCTGGAGCGATGGTGGTTATGACGACCAGTACCTTTACCAGGTGTATGCCAACAATGCCACCATAGTTAACAAACGCTGGCGAAATCCGGGGGATATAACCGATATTCCGAGGGCATCCATGGTGTTTCAAAACTACCTGCAAAACTCATCGCAGTTTATTGAAAATGCCTCGTTTTTAAGGATCAGGACCGTTAACCTTGGTTATACCATCAGGCCGAAGCACCCTAAGGCATTTAGCTCGCTGCGTATTTATTTAGAGGCCCAAAACCTGGCCACCTTTACCAAATACTATGGCTTCGACCCGGAAGTGAGCTCGAACGGGGGTAGCTCGCCAACTACGGCGGGGGTTGATTACGCGGCCTATCCGCAGGCCCGCACAGTTTTATTGGGTGTAAACTTTAAATTTTAA
- a CDS encoding flavin monoamine oxidase family protein — MRSPLVHLIKKAFFSSLREADGLAPADEGRRRFLRDAGLVAGGLALAPALNALAIDDKRRNIVIVGAGMAGLNAAYQLKKKGINSTIYEASGRAGGRMFTLRDKFGKGITTDIGGEFVDTDHTEIFALARELGVEFYNLKEDKLDPKTFYFEGKHLNGEDLKTAMRPFVKLIEKDVKSLPEKIDHTTGHLFRHLDELSIAQYLTQIGITGWLYRLLNVVLTMEYGMETTEQSALNFLIMFTEPVAAEKEYELFGDEHEVFKIKGGSGHLTDKLYEQVKAQVLTGHKLTAISQNKTNQYQLSFEHRGAVKKVNADYVIMAIPFTILRKINFDVPMPSAKRKSIDELGYGNSGKFIMGFNDKAWRKAGKTGYTFTDLELGCGWDSSQMQSQSEASFTLFGGGHIINTLNNEKIEDLTRRIVPQLEKIYPGAQKGFNSKTVKFLWSQYPYNMGGYSTFKKGQWSTIAGWEAVPVGQIYFAGEHVSLNCQGYMNGAAQTGRLAAEMITKLVAAPPNPPRKGGLSLSHKTKQKSL; from the coding sequence ATGCGTAGTCCGTTAGTTCATCTTATAAAAAAAGCTTTCTTTTCCTCGTTGAGGGAAGCGGATGGCCTTGCTCCGGCAGACGAGGGCAGACGCCGCTTTTTGCGTGATGCCGGGTTGGTAGCTGGCGGATTGGCACTGGCACCTGCTTTGAACGCTTTGGCCATTGATGATAAACGGCGTAATATAGTTATAGTGGGTGCCGGCATGGCCGGATTAAATGCGGCCTACCAGTTAAAAAAGAAAGGGATAAACAGCACCATTTACGAAGCCTCGGGCCGTGCGGGCGGGCGCATGTTTACCCTCCGCGATAAATTTGGCAAAGGCATCACCACCGATATAGGCGGTGAGTTTGTGGATACCGATCATACAGAAATTTTTGCCTTGGCCCGGGAGCTTGGTGTTGAGTTTTACAATCTGAAAGAGGATAAGCTCGACCCAAAAACATTTTACTTTGAAGGCAAACACCTCAACGGCGAAGACCTGAAAACAGCCATGCGGCCTTTTGTTAAACTGATAGAAAAAGATGTAAAATCGTTACCCGAAAAAATCGACCATACCACGGGTCATTTGTTCAGGCACCTTGATGAGCTTTCTATTGCCCAATATCTTACCCAAATTGGCATTACCGGTTGGCTATACAGGCTTTTGAATGTAGTGCTTACCATGGAGTACGGCATGGAAACCACCGAACAATCGGCCCTTAACTTCCTCATAATGTTTACCGAACCGGTGGCTGCCGAAAAGGAATATGAGCTTTTTGGTGATGAGCACGAGGTGTTTAAAATAAAAGGCGGCAGCGGGCATTTAACCGATAAGCTTTATGAGCAGGTTAAAGCCCAGGTTTTAACCGGGCATAAGCTTACAGCCATCAGCCAAAATAAAACAAACCAATATCAATTAAGCTTTGAGCACCGCGGTGCTGTTAAAAAAGTAAATGCCGATTATGTAATTATGGCCATACCATTCACCATACTGCGCAAAATAAATTTTGATGTACCCATGCCTTCCGCCAAACGCAAAAGTATTGATGAATTAGGCTACGGAAACAGCGGTAAGTTTATTATGGGTTTTAACGATAAGGCCTGGCGCAAAGCAGGCAAAACAGGCTATACCTTTACCGACCTGGAATTGGGCTGCGGATGGGACAGCAGCCAGATGCAATCACAAAGCGAAGCAAGTTTTACCCTGTTTGGCGGCGGCCATATCATCAATACACTTAACAATGAAAAAATTGAGGATTTAACCAGGCGAATAGTGCCCCAATTGGAAAAAATTTATCCCGGTGCGCAAAAAGGCTTCAACAGCAAAACAGTGAAATTTTTATGGAGCCAGTACCCATACAACATGGGTGGTTACAGCACGTTTAAAAAAGGGCAATGGAGCACTATAGCAGGCTGGGAAGCCGTGCCCGTAGGCCAGATCTATTTCGCCGGCGAACATGTAAGCCTCAACTGCCAGGGATATATGAACGGCGCGGCGCAAACCGGTAGGTTAGCGGCAGAAATGATTACAAAACTGGTGGCAGCCCCACCCAACCCTCCCCGGAAGGGAGGGCTTTCCTTATCACACAAAACCAAACAAAAATCATTATAA
- a CDS encoding GNAT family N-acetyltransferase: MTTEKPAYYEVLPSGLVVQNTRTEHVNQLEELQKIVFPTLSANEHIRAVHYLRHLEVFPEGQFVITDQDEVIGMTSTMRTDFDFANYHHTFSETIAGGWLSNHNPDGNWLYGLDMGILPSYRGQGLARNLYRARHHMARQLGLKGQLTVGMMSGYGAVSQQISGETYYQQLLEGKRKDPTLSKQMKIGFEPIALMPEHVNDPVCGNYGVLIKLDIEKVV, encoded by the coding sequence ATGACAACAGAAAAACCTGCATATTACGAAGTTTTACCCAGCGGACTGGTTGTGCAAAACACCCGCACCGAACACGTAAACCAACTGGAAGAACTGCAGAAAATAGTATTCCCCACTCTATCGGCCAACGAGCATATCAGGGCGGTACACTACCTGCGCCACCTCGAAGTTTTTCCGGAGGGGCAATTTGTGATTACCGACCAGGACGAGGTGATAGGCATGACCAGCACCATGCGTACCGATTTTGATTTTGCCAACTATCACCATACCTTCAGCGAAACCATCGCCGGCGGCTGGCTCAGTAACCATAATCCCGATGGCAACTGGCTTTACGGCCTTGATATGGGCATCCTCCCATCCTACCGCGGCCAGGGCCTGGCGCGCAACCTTTACCGGGCCCGCCACCACATGGCCCGGCAGCTCGGCTTAAAAGGCCAGCTTACCGTGGGGATGATGAGCGGCTACGGTGCTGTTAGCCAACAAATAAGCGGCGAAACCTACTACCAGCAACTACTGGAAGGCAAACGCAAAGACCCAACCCTAAGCAAACAAATGAAAATAGGCTTCGAACCAATAGCCCTGATGCCCGAACACGTAAACGACCCGGTTTGCGGCAATTACGGGGTATTGATTAAGCTGGATATTGAAAAAGTTGTCTGA
- a CDS encoding NAD-dependent succinate-semialdehyde dehydrogenase has protein sequence MKQQFINGEWVVAADKNEMDLTDPATEQVIDTLSAGNAADCRAAIDAAYKAFGSWSKTTPYQRAEILKKAANYLRENLDNIARDMVLESGKPLPEAKGEWTVAANLFEWYAEEAKRAYGRVIPTNRPDKRSSVIYQPIGVTGIITAWNFPAYNPARAWAAALAAGCTVVAKPSEETPLSAIHMAQALVKAGLPQGVLNIVYGDAAAIGDEMLGNPLLKKISFTGSTRVGKILMDGASRTHTKLSLELGGNAPVLVFDDVDVDAIAKATAIARFRNNGQVCISPQRIYIHKNIYQQFADAVTGYVSKLKVGNGFEEGVNVGPLITKKQKESVQALIDKAVNEQAEIFTGGGMPAHLQSGYFLQPAVVGNLKQTSVLAQNEIFGPVLPLFSFDDLDDAIARANDTEYGLASFVFTNNLKTSIYASERLEFGIVGINEWAPHGTESPFGGWKQSGQGHESGSEGLYEYMEKKLISIGGL, from the coding sequence ATGAAACAACAATTCATCAATGGCGAATGGGTAGTAGCGGCAGATAAAAACGAGATGGATTTAACAGATCCGGCTACCGAACAGGTTATTGATACGCTAAGCGCCGGCAACGCTGCCGATTGCCGTGCGGCTATCGATGCTGCGTATAAAGCCTTCGGTTCGTGGAGCAAAACCACACCATACCAAAGGGCCGAGATCCTAAAAAAGGCAGCTAACTATCTGCGCGAAAACCTGGATAACATTGCCCGCGACATGGTACTTGAAAGCGGCAAACCCCTGCCCGAAGCCAAAGGCGAGTGGACCGTTGCCGCCAACCTTTTTGAGTGGTACGCAGAGGAAGCCAAACGCGCCTACGGTCGTGTAATCCCCACCAACAGGCCGGATAAGCGGAGCTCGGTTATTTACCAGCCCATTGGCGTTACGGGCATTATTACGGCCTGGAATTTTCCGGCTTACAATCCCGCGCGCGCCTGGGCAGCCGCGCTTGCTGCAGGTTGTACAGTAGTAGCCAAACCATCCGAAGAAACGCCGCTTTCGGCAATCCACATGGCGCAGGCGCTTGTAAAGGCAGGTTTGCCGCAGGGTGTATTAAATATTGTTTATGGCGATGCGGCTGCCATTGGCGATGAAATGCTTGGCAACCCGCTGCTAAAAAAAATAAGCTTTACCGGCAGCACCCGTGTGGGTAAAATACTGATGGATGGTGCATCGCGCACGCATACCAAACTCTCGCTCGAGCTGGGCGGAAACGCGCCGGTGCTGGTATTTGATGATGTGGATGTTGATGCTATAGCCAAAGCCACCGCCATTGCCCGCTTCAGGAACAACGGACAGGTGTGTATTTCGCCGCAACGCATTTATATCCATAAAAACATTTACCAGCAATTTGCCGATGCCGTAACCGGCTACGTAAGCAAACTTAAGGTGGGCAATGGCTTTGAGGAGGGCGTTAACGTAGGGCCGCTCATCACCAAAAAACAAAAAGAAAGCGTGCAGGCGCTAATTGATAAGGCAGTTAACGAACAGGCCGAGATCTTTACCGGGGGCGGCATGCCTGCGCATCTGCAATCGGGTTATTTTTTGCAGCCTGCCGTGGTGGGCAACCTTAAACAAACCTCGGTGCTTGCCCAAAATGAAATTTTTGGTCCGGTGCTGCCTTTATTTTCTTTTGATGATCTGGACGATGCCATTGCCAGGGCAAACGATACCGAATACGGGTTGGCATCCTTTGTTTTCACCAACAATTTAAAAACATCCATTTATGCATCTGAACGGCTGGAGTTTGGTATTGTAGGCATCAATGAATGGGCCCCACATGGCACCGAATCGCCTTTTGGAGGATGGAAACAGAGCGGACAGGGGCATGAAAGCGGTAGTGAGGGGTTGTATGAGTATATGGAGAAAAAGCTGATAAGTATTGGGGGATTGTAA
- a CDS encoding aspartate aminotransferase family protein: protein MSNSEQLLAKRKKYVPNAIGIFNPSTAEHASGAIITDADGREMIDFAGGIGVVNAGHCPPPVVAAIAEQAAKMIHCSFNVATYDLYLQLAEKLATLLPHGDSTKVMLTNSGAESVENAIKIARQATGRPAVICYESGFHGRTMMAMTLTSKVGYKLGCGPFAPEVYRIPFPDYYRYGKDLSIDDFSDVHLRELETFFHTHVPADQVAAIIMEPVQGEGGFNVVPAKYLRGLREVCDKYGILLILDEVQSGFGRTGKWAAYEHYGVTPDISTWAKSMGSGMPIGAVIGRAHIMDACKPSTIGGTYPGNPVCCAASLATIKYMEEIDINALGTKVGDIVRSRFEAMKAKYNAVGDVRGLGAMMAFELVIDGDPFKPDDVLCKKLISYCAQHGVIVINAGVNGNVIRVLSPLIIDEALLNAGLDVIEAGLAELTA from the coding sequence ATGAGCAATTCAGAACAACTGTTAGCTAAAAGAAAAAAATACGTACCCAACGCCATCGGTATCTTTAACCCATCAACGGCGGAGCATGCCAGCGGGGCGATTATAACCGACGCGGATGGCCGGGAGATGATTGATTTTGCCGGAGGAATAGGTGTGGTGAACGCCGGGCATTGCCCGCCGCCCGTGGTAGCCGCCATTGCCGAGCAAGCGGCAAAGATGATCCATTGCAGCTTTAATGTAGCCACTTACGATTTGTACCTGCAACTGGCCGAAAAACTGGCTACGCTACTACCACACGGCGATAGCACCAAGGTAATGCTCACCAACTCGGGCGCCGAAAGCGTTGAGAACGCCATTAAAATTGCCCGCCAGGCAACAGGAAGACCAGCCGTGATCTGTTACGAAAGCGGTTTCCACGGCCGTACCATGATGGCCATGACCTTAACCTCCAAAGTTGGCTACAAACTGGGCTGCGGCCCCTTTGCGCCCGAGGTTTACCGGATCCCATTCCCTGATTATTATCGTTATGGCAAGGATCTGAGTATTGATGATTTCTCAGATGTGCATTTACGCGAGCTGGAAACATTTTTTCACACCCATGTACCTGCCGACCAGGTTGCCGCCATTATTATGGAGCCCGTACAAGGCGAGGGCGGCTTTAATGTGGTACCGGCAAAATACCTGCGCGGCCTGCGCGAAGTATGCGATAAATATGGCATTTTATTGATTTTGGATGAGGTGCAAAGCGGCTTCGGCCGCACCGGTAAATGGGCTGCTTATGAACATTACGGGGTAACGCCCGATATTTCAACCTGGGCAAAATCGATGGGAAGCGGTATGCCCATCGGCGCGGTTATTGGCAGGGCACATATTATGGATGCCTGTAAACCATCAACCATCGGCGGCACCTATCCCGGTAACCCGGTTTGTTGCGCGGCCTCGCTGGCTACCATCAAGTACATGGAGGAGATTGACATCAATGCCCTCGGTACAAAAGTTGGCGATATCGTACGCTCTCGTTTTGAAGCCATGAAGGCAAAGTACAACGCCGTTGGTGATGTACGGGGCCTCGGTGCCATGATGGCTTTTGAACTGGTTATTGATGGTGATCCTTTTAAACCGGATGATGTTCTCTGCAAAAAACTCATCAGCTACTGTGCCCAACACGGCGTGATTGTAATAAACGCCGGGGTTAACGGTAATGTGATCAGGGTGCTTAGTCCGCTGATTATTGATGAGGCTTTGCTTAATGCGGGGCTGGATGTTATTGAAGCTGGATTGGCGGAGTTAACGGCATAA
- a CDS encoding RagB/SusD family nutrient uptake outer membrane protein, whose translation MRKYISIILLLIAVAQTSCKKVLDVTSPNEVADATVFKNVAGLRSARIGMYSTLQSKNYYGGYYPLLAECYSDNGTTGGYDVIDLTDIANKAVSPSNIYTSAIYIQIYNSIYAANKIIENADKVPGTDATELSNIKGEAYFIRSLASFDLLRMFGEHWDNASAFGISIVTSTANPATPVKRSSVADSYKQIIADAQQAVKLLNTDNGSKYASQAAANALLARVYLYQGNKAGAATTATLVINNSNYALLATAEFTKIYTQKNTGESVFELVFDQQNNSAYNGLTYVRDDALRTDVTFLAAEDLNTFFTGRPTDARSALVDYENVDQSIQPDGRTEKYRGETTRDNSAYIIRLAEVYLIRAEALGRTAGLADLNYVRQHRGMAKLTAANVPTDEAYLNAVLNERRAELNFEGHRLFDLARTQKVADVLGDEVNPIMPIPQAEISATGGVVVQNKGY comes from the coding sequence ATGCGAAAATATATATCAATTATTCTGTTGCTGATAGCAGTTGCCCAAACATCGTGCAAAAAGGTGCTGGATGTAACCTCGCCTAACGAAGTTGCCGATGCCACAGTGTTTAAAAACGTTGCCGGTTTGCGCAGTGCCCGCATAGGCATGTACAGCACGCTGCAAAGCAAAAATTATTATGGCGGTTACTACCCGCTGCTGGCCGAATGCTACTCAGATAACGGTACCACAGGTGGCTACGATGTAATCGATTTAACCGATATCGCCAATAAGGCCGTATCGCCAAGCAATATTTACACTTCGGCCATTTATATCCAGATCTATAACTCCATCTACGCCGCCAACAAGATCATCGAAAACGCCGACAAAGTGCCCGGCACCGATGCCACCGAGCTATCAAACATAAAAGGCGAGGCCTACTTTATCCGCAGCCTGGCATCGTTTGATTTACTGCGTATGTTTGGCGAGCATTGGGATAATGCCTCGGCTTTTGGTATCTCGATAGTGACCTCAACGGCTAATCCGGCAACACCTGTTAAACGGAGCAGCGTAGCCGACTCATATAAACAGATCATTGCCGATGCCCAACAGGCCGTTAAACTGTTAAATACTGATAATGGCAGTAAATACGCCTCGCAGGCTGCGGCCAATGCTTTATTGGCCAGGGTTTATCTGTACCAGGGCAACAAGGCCGGTGCCGCTACCACTGCCACTCTGGTTATCAACAACAGCAATTATGCGCTGCTGGCAACGGCCGAGTTCACCAAGATCTACACGCAAAAAAACACCGGAGAAAGCGTATTCGAACTGGTTTTCGATCAGCAAAATAACAGCGCCTATAACGGCCTTACCTATGTACGCGATGATGCCTTGCGCACCGATGTTACCTTCCTGGCTGCCGAAGACCTGAACACGTTTTTTACAGGTCGGCCTACCGATGCCCGCTCGGCCCTGGTTGATTATGAAAATGTTGACCAGAGCATTCAGCCCGATGGCCGCACCGAAAAATACCGTGGCGAAACCACCAGGGATAACTCGGCCTATATTATTCGCCTGGCCGAGGTTTACCTGATCCGCGCCGAGGCTCTGGGCCGCACCGCCGGTCTGGCTGATCTGAACTACGTTCGCCAACATCGGGGTATGGCTAAACTTACTGCAGCAAACGTACCTACCGATGAGGCTTACCTGAACGCCGTACTAAACGAACGCCGGGCCGAACTGAATTTTGAAGGGCACCGCCTGTTTGACCTGGCCCGGACACAAAAGGTAGCCGATGTTTTAGGTGATGAAGTAAACCCGATTATGCCTATACCGCAGGCCGAGATCAGTGCGACGGGTGGTGTGGTAGTACAGAATAAGGGATATTAA
- a CDS encoding Na+/H+ antiporter NhaC family protein produces the protein MTYGALALIPPLVVIVLAIALRASFEALLLGCIVGFIIIGYHDHTNFFSDFIATFYKVMKDDSTVWVILVCGLYGSLIGLMVKSGGAMKFGEDALKYIKTKRAALFGTWFLGLFIFLDDYLSALTVGITMKKITDHFKVSREYLAYIVNTTAAPWCVIVPLSTWTVFIGSILEKCNFAALGQGNHVYLSVIPYVTYGWVSVFMIPLVIMGLVPMIGRMQKAEALSLNNVVALPTDTEEINIQASGFGNGKKASSMYFIIPIAITLICTFLMNYDALKGIMIGVAFTFVYYLIIKLGTFQQLSETIFSGFNSMVYALALVVMSYILKDVGDKMGLTSYVINGVKPYISKELLPAIIFLSITLITYTTGSSWGVYAVVIPIVIPLAHTLGANVLISVGAVVSTGVVGSNACLYSDTTILTSQSTDISNLKHSFSQLPYALIAFAISTIIYIVMGYTIA, from the coding sequence ATGACATACGGTGCACTCGCATTAATCCCACCACTGGTTGTAATAGTACTGGCAATTGCCTTAAGGGCATCGTTCGAGGCCTTACTGCTGGGTTGTATTGTGGGTTTTATTATCATCGGTTATCATGATCACACTAATTTTTTCAGCGATTTTATTGCCACCTTTTACAAGGTAATGAAAGACGACAGTACCGTTTGGGTGATACTGGTTTGCGGCCTGTACGGCTCATTGATAGGCCTCATGGTAAAAAGCGGCGGTGCTATGAAATTTGGCGAAGACGCCCTCAAATACATCAAAACCAAACGTGCGGCACTTTTTGGCACCTGGTTTTTAGGTTTATTTATTTTTCTGGATGATTACCTGAGCGCTTTAACCGTAGGCATCACCATGAAAAAAATAACCGACCATTTTAAGGTATCGCGCGAGTATCTCGCTTATATTGTTAACACCACCGCGGCTCCCTGGTGCGTTATTGTACCACTTTCCACCTGGACGGTGTTTATCGGTTCTATACTCGAAAAATGCAATTTCGCTGCTCTTGGGCAAGGCAACCATGTTTACCTTTCGGTTATTCCGTATGTTACGTATGGCTGGGTATCGGTGTTCATGATCCCGCTGGTTATCATGGGGTTGGTGCCGATGATCGGTCGCATGCAAAAGGCCGAAGCCCTTTCGTTGAACAATGTGGTAGCCCTGCCAACTGATACCGAAGAGATCAATATCCAGGCATCGGGGTTCGGGAACGGCAAAAAGGCCAGTTCCATGTATTTTATTATCCCCATAGCTATAACACTCATCTGTACTTTTTTAATGAACTATGATGCACTTAAAGGCATTATGATAGGTGTGGCATTTACCTTTGTGTATTACCTTATTATCAAACTGGGCACCTTTCAGCAATTGAGCGAAACCATTTTTTCGGGCTTTAACAGTATGGTTTATGCCTTGGCCCTGGTAGTGATGAGCTATATTTTGAAGGATGTGGGCGATAAAATGGGCTTAACAAGCTATGTCATCAACGGCGTTAAACCCTATATCAGTAAAGAGCTTTTGCCGGCCATTATTTTTCTCTCTATCACGCTTATCACCTATACAACCGGTTCATCATGGGGGGTATACGCGGTGGTTATCCCTATTGTTATTCCGCTGGCGCATACGCTTGGGGCCAATGTACTGATAAGCGTTGGCGCGGTAGTAAGCACCGGGGTAGTGGGTTCAAATGCCTGCCTGTATAGCGATACCACCATACTTACATCGCAAAGTACCGATATCAGCAACCTTAAACATTCGTTTTCGCAACTGCCTTATGCGCTTATCGCGTTCGCAATATCAACCATTATTTACATTGTTATGGGTTATACCATTGCTTAG